The DNA window AATAATAAGGAATATTCCAAAAAATAATACTTTTTTCATCTCTTTACAACAACTATCCTAACAGGTAATCAACTTATTTTCTCAACCTTTATAAAAACCTCTTTTTAATCTGCTCTATATTATCAGAGCCATATCTTTCAAGAAAGGCATTGGCAATAATGAATGCTGCCATTCCTTCTCCAATAAACGATGCAGCAGGAACTGCGCAGACATCAGATCTTTCCACCGCTGCAAAAGACTCCTTCTTTGTCTCTATATTTACTGAGGAGAGGGGTTTCTTTAAGGTTGGAATGGGTTTCATTGCACACCTTATAATAATGGGTTCTCCATTGCTTACTCCTCCTTCAATTCCACCTGCATTATTCGTCTTTCTATAAAATCCATTTTTGTAAAAGATTTCATCATGCATCTTTGAACCAAATTTTTTTGCTGCCTCAAAACCAAGACCAATCTCGACCCCTTTTATCCCAGGAATGCTCATCAATGCAAAGGCAAGAAGACCATCCAGTCTTCTATCCCAATGGACATATGAGCCCAAACCAACAGGAACGCCTGTTGCGACTATCTCAAATATTCCGCCGAGGGAATCTCCATTTTCAAATGCCTTGTCTATTTCCTTTATCATTAGCCTTTCTTTTTCAATGTCAGCACAAAATAATTGGGAGTCTTTTATCTCAAAAAAAGAGTTGGGTGTTTCCTTTGTCCTTATTCTTCCAATTCCAATCACATACCCTAATATCTCAATCCCAAAGAGGGAAAGCAGGATTTTGCATATACATCCAACTGCACACCTTGCCGCTATCTCCCTCGCAGATGCCCTTTCCAGAACATCCCTTATATCAGAATGGCCATATTTTATTATCCCAGAAAGGTCAGCATGGCCTGGTCTTGGACAAAGGATGGGTTCTACTTTATCCCATTTATTCTTCCAATTCTCCCAATCTTTATTCTTTATATTCATACATAATGGACTTCCTAATGTATATCCCTTCCTTACCCCAGATGTAATCTCTACCTCATCCCTTTCAATCTCCATCCTTCCTCCCCTTCCATAACCCATCTGTCTCTTTACTAATTGCTTATTTATCTCATCTTTATCTATAAAAAGACCAGCGGGAAGCCCTTCAAGGATTGCAGTTAAAGACGATCCATGCGACTCACCCGCGGTTAAGAATCGGAGCATATTTTACCCTCCCAGTACTACTGCATTGTAACATTCTAACTAAAGTTTTACAGTTTTTTCTTTACAATTCAGTAAAGTTTTTTGTAATAACCTCAACTTCTCCTTCTCCTGTTTCTTATTATTGTATAATTCAATGAAAATTGAAAAGCGGAAAGCGGTATCGTTTATTCTTCATTTGACATAGAATATCTACCTTTTATTATACCTCAACCCCAAGAATTTGTCAAGTTTTGGTTTGAAACTTACCCATATCTTTTTAGCTAAAGAAAGGATTTTTGGGAAAATTAGGGTCTCTTTTTTAAAATTGGTATATGTTTAGCTGTTTTTATCAGTTTGAACAATTTAAAATCCCAATGCCCAATGACAAACAAAATCCCAATGACCAAATCCCAATGACAAATTCCATATTGATTGGACATTTGGATTTGGAAATTGGACATTTTTAGTTCGTGCTTTAGGTTTAAAATTTGAGCTAAACACATACAAATAAAGTGTTAAAAACCTGGGCAGGATTTGTTTCTACAAACTTATGGGTAAGTTCCAGTATTCAAAAACTTATTGTGATAGCTTTTTGTCAACAACAAATTTTTTGCATTGTTCAAGCATTTCTTTGGCAAAGGGATTTTCTTTATCAATACCAAGAGCGATTTCAAATTCATTTTCTGCTTCTTTATGGTTATTTGTATGAAAATAGATTGAACCAAGGATAAAATGGGTATAGGTTTTGTTTGGATTTTCCTTTACCAATCTTTCTGCATCCCTGATTATCCCGTCTTTTCCTTCCTTTTTGGCAAAAAGAAATATTCCTGTACCGCCTGTTACATTATTCCTGAATAATAATTGAAATCTATTGTCTTTCAAAATCTTTTCCGCATTAGGAACGCCTCCCCATAAAGCTACCCAAATGTCAGTACAATATGTGTTCAAGATAACATACTTTGCATTCTTATAATCAGGAAAATAATATAAAGGAGCTCTTCTTTGAGAAAAATGGGCGACAAGGTTATCCTGAACAGAAAGTGAGATATCCTTTGGAATTATGGATGTTAGGGTTTTAAACAAAGCCCTCTCCCTTTTTAATTGGTAATACCTCCCAAGATTCTTATATGGGATGGAAAGTAAGGTTTTATCTTTAGCACCATAGAGAGAAAATGATGGATTAAAAGCCTCCATACCAAAATAGTAATTTGCAATAAGGGATGTGCTTAATATTAAAAGGCTTAAGATGATTGGGTTTAATCTTTTAATTAGGCTACATCCATAAATAGCAGAAACTATAGCCCAAGGGAAAATTGGGGCAGAGTATTGAAAAAAAAGAAGGTATTGGGCATCCCATCCAGCCATAAAATGAAGGGCTATCTCAGGAAGGGCAATAAGTATCTCAAAGCTTAATATGGAAAGAAAGCAACAAGGAAGGATAAAAAGGATAATTGTAGTAAGCTTTTCATTAAAGGGAGAAAAAAGGATTTTTAGGGTATTTTGTGGTTTTAAAATAAGGTTTTTTATAATCTCGCCTGGGCTTTCTCCCAAGCCTAATCTTCCAAAATATTTATATGTTTCCGTGGATGTTTCTATTTCTGTTATCTTTTTAAAATATGGAATTACAATAGAAACAATAGAGTATGCCCAAAGGATTCCAATAATAAATGTAATAATGCCAATCTTTTTGTTTATCTTAAAGAAAGAATAAATTCCTAATGCTGTAATTATTAAAGAAACATCCTCTTTTATCATCAAAGAGAAAAGGAGAAAGATAAAATAAAAAACCCATTTTCTTTTTTGAAGAAAATAGAAAGTAAAGAGAAGGAAAAATGGGGCAAGGCAGATTTCATGGAATTCAAAGAGAGCTACCCTTGATAAGAATGGATGGAAAAGATAGGCAAATGAGAATGACAGGCTTAATAGATTGTGTTTTAGCTTATCCTTTGCAATGAGAAATACAGGGATTGCTCCCAATCCAAGGAATAGGCTTTGTAGGAAAAGAAGCATCCTTGGGTCTTGCCAGAGATAATAGAATGGGACAAGGATAAGAAGTGTGGGTGAGAAGTGATAGCTTAAGATGTCTTGGCCAATTATATACTCCTCACTATGAAGGGTTTTACTAATGATTCTTCCCTGAAGAATATTCCAGATAGCCTGATCAAATCTGGCTAAATCATAATGTCCGGTAAGAAATCCATTGTATTGAATTATGGAAAGCCATGAATAAATAGCGATACAAAGGGAGGTTAAGAGAAAAAGAATAAGAAAGCTTATGCTTTTTGGAATGTCTTTGTTTAAATTAAGCAATTGCACATTGAGAAAGACAAAGCTGCTTACTAAAAAGATAAGAAAAAAGACCTTCCAGGTAGAGAAGGAAATGCTTTTATAAAGAAAAAACCCAAAAATTAGTAAGAGATTGCCTAAAATAATTATCCAAAAACCTTTTTTATCCTTTAGCCTTCTGTTTTTCTTTTTCATAAACCCCATTATATATCGTCATTAATCAAAAAGGCAAGTTTAAAACCTGGTGGGTAAAAACACTTGGCACTTTTATTCACCCAATCTTTTAGATAAAATCCTTTGCGGATTTTAAAACATCTTTAACGGTATTTACATTATGAAGAAATCCTTGCAAGAAATAGGTTTGATAGTTATAATAAACAATCACTTTAACAAACAAAAGACATTGGAATATAAAACCCCAAAAGGCATAATTGGTTTTTTAGGAACGACCAGAGGAATAATTTTTGGGCTTTTGCTTAGACATTTTATACCCTCTCTTATTAAGCTTCCAGGGGATGTTTATTATATCTCCTCCCTTCCCTTTACCATTTCTACACATTCTGTTTTTTGGATTTCCATATCTTCCTTTGTTCTTTCTATTCTCTTTTCTATATACCCAGCTCTTTTTGCTTCAAAGATTAGCCTTTCTGATGCACTAAGGGAGGAATGAAGAAGCTTGTATTACTATTGATTGCTTTTGTAATTCTATCTGGAATTATAGTTTTTAAAAAAATAGAATCTAAAGCCTTTAATAAAGCCTGCCAGACAAATAGTATCTCAGCGTATAAATCCTTTTATCATAAATTTCCAATAAGCTTTTATAAAAGGGAGGTTAAATACTGGATAAAAACCTTACAAGCTAATACCTTAGATAGCTATAAAAATTATCTTAAGGAATTTCCAAAAGGCAGATTTGCTAATATAGCCATTAAAAAAGCATCTTCTCTTGAATGGGAAATTACCAAAAAAGAGGATAGATTAGAATCTTATGAAAAATTTATCAACGAATATCCTGCATCTTTGAATATAGAAAAAGCAAAGCAAGAGCTTCCTCGCTTGCGTCTTCAAGAGGCATATAGGGAATTTGCAAAGCTTAATGATATAGATGGAGCAATGTGGGATAGCAATTTGGGCTGGCCAATTATCCTTTCTGATACAACCAAAAGCGACCCGTCCCTTCCTCCTATGGATATGGATGATTTGATTATGATAATGAAGATTATAGAAGGGGAAGAAAACCCAGGTGTAAGCATTGAGCCTTGTAATACTTATCAAAAGGTGCGATATATACCAAGCGAAATAAATAATACCCACCTTGGACAAAGGCTATTTGAGACAGATAGAACCCTGAAGGCTTTAAGCTTTGGAAAAGACCCTATAACCAACGAGACAGTTACATCCTCTCTTTCTGGATTTAAAACCCTTGTAGAGCTTGAGGTCAACAATGAAAATTTTAGAACCGGATATTATGGAAGGATTTGGTTTAAGCCAAAAGAAGTCAATCTTTTTGAAGATGGAAATAGCATTATATTTGATAAAATCATAATGGGTGTAGAGAGTGAAAGTAGGTATTTAGCCCCAAAAGAATTTGCCTCTTTTTTTGAAGAAAATTATATAGAATTTGCTAAGGAGTTGCCTATTTATAAAGAGTTAATTAGAATAGCAAAATTTGTAGCTATTGCAAGGTGGCTCAAAGATAGAGGCTATCTTAATAATTTAGCCCTGTCAGATTACTCAATAAAACCCATTGATACACCATCAAAGACGCCATCTATAAAAGAGATGGTCAGGGAGATGCATAGCGGAACATGGACACAACAATATTTTCTCATAGGAGGGGTAATCCTTGATACAAAGAATACATATATAAAAAGGGATAAGACTAAAGAAAAGGAACAAAGCAAAGACACAGGCATTAAAATTGCACCCAAACCTTATCAAAGGCAAGATAAAATTGCTAAAAAGCCTGCAAAGTTAAAACCATGCAAAACAGCTATATCCTGGAATTTTAAAAAATACAAGGCAGTAGCAATACCCCTTAAGGCAATAAAATAATGATCTAAAGGGTCTATAATAGCAGAGGTTCCGTAATTTTTTGTAAGCCTTTGAAAATAAAAGACTTACATTCATAAGACAGAAAATTTGTAACTATTGATTTGCAAGTACTTACATTAAAATTTGCTAAATTTTTACGGAATGTCTGTTAGTATATTTCTGGTCTTAAATCTAAAATTCAATGTTTATTCCCACTCAATTGTTCCAGGTGGTTTTGAGGTAATATCGTAGACAACCCTGTTTACAGAAGAGACCTCATTTACAATCCGTGTAGCCATTCTTCCTAAAATTTCATAAGGAATCTCTGCCCAATCTGCTGTCATACCGTCAGAAGAAACAACAGCCCTTATAGCAACGACATTCTCGTATGTCCTCTCATCGCCCATTACACCTACAGTCTTTACAGGAAGCAAAACAGCAAATGACTGCCATATCTTATTGTATAGCCCATTTTTCTCTATTTCATCATAGACTATACTATCTGCCTCTTGTAATATTTCTATGTTTTTCTCTGTAATCTCGCCAATTATCCTAATAGCAAGACCAGGCCCTGGAAATGGCTGTCTCCATACTATCTCATCTGGAAGTCCTAATGATGCCGCAATTTCTCTTACCTCATCCTTAAATAACTCCCTAAATGGCTCAATAAGCTTAAGGTTCATATCCAGAGGAAGACCGCCAACATTATGATGTGTCTTTATTGTTGCTGATGGTCCCTTTACACTTGTGCTTTCAATTACATCTGGATATAAAGTTCCCTGAACAAGATAGGAAACGCCCTCAATCTTACGAGCCTCCCTTTCAAATACCTCTATAAATTTATGACCAATTCTTCTCCTCTTTTCTTCAGGGTCAACTACACCAGAAAGAACTTTTAAGAATTCGCTTCTTGCATCAACATAGACAAGGGGGATATTGAAATTTTTTTGAAATACATTTATTATTCTTTCTTCTTCACCTTTTCTTAAAAGCCCGTTGTTCACAAAGATACAGGTTAGATTTTCAGAAATTGCCCTATGGGTAAGAATAGCGGCTGTTGAAGAATCAACACCTCCAGAAAGGCCACAAATTGCCCTTCCTCCATCTACTGTGTTTTTTATATCCTCTATCTTTTCTTCTATAAAGTTTTCAATGAGCCAATTTGGTGTACATTCACAAACCCTGTCATATAAAAAATTGGCAAGTATGTCAATTCCGCAGGGTGTATGGGCTACCTCAGGGTGAAATTGAAGCCCGTAGATTCTCGTTTCTGTATTCCTTATAGCAGCATTTGGTGAATTTGTTGTAAGGCCAATTGCCTCAAATCCATCTGGAAGCTCATCTATAATATCTCCATGGCTCATCCAAACCTCCATTGTAGAGGGAACGCCCCAGAATAGGTCATAAAATTCAGCAACAATAAGCTCAGATGAACCATATTCTTGTTTTTGTGCCCTTCTTACCTTTCCTCCCAAAACCTGCACAATCCATTGCATCCCATAACAAATGCCAAGTATAGGAACGCCTAAGTTAAATATTCTAACATCAGCAGATGGTGCACCCTGAACATAGACAGATGCTGGGCCTCCTGAGAGAATTATTCCTTTAAGGTTGTATTTTTTAAGATGCTCAGCTGTCGTATTGTATGGAAGGATTATTGAAAATACCTTAAGCTCCCGAATTCTTCTTGCAATGAGCTGGGTATATTGTGAGCCAAAATCAAGAATAACAATTGTCTCCCTCACATCAGTTTTGAGTTTTTGAGTTTTAAGTTTTGAGTTTTCTTCATCTTCCCATTCCAATCCTTTGGGCTTGCTGGAAGATTTTTCCTTCTGTTTGAACAGATGGAGCAATTATAAGCTCTGCATTCTGCATCTCTTTAATATTCCTTGCTCCGCAGATACCCATTGCTGTCTTTAGAGCTCCTATAAGATTTTGTGAGCCATCGTCTAAATGGGCTGGTCCATAAAGGATTTGCTCAAGGCTTCCACTTATGCCTGTTTTTATCCTTGTTCCCCTTGGAAGATTTCTATGTGGTGTTGCCATTCCCCAATGATAGCCCTTGCCTGGTGCCTCGTGAACCTTACTAAAGGCAGAGCCAATCATTACAGCGTCACAACCTGCGGCAAATGCCTTACAAATCTCCCCTCCGATTCTCATTCCGCCATCTGTGATTATTGGAACATACCTGCCACTTTTTTTGTAATAAAAATCCCTGGCAGCAGCACAATCTATAGTTGATGTAATCTGGGGAACGCCTACACCAAGCACACCCCTTGTTGTGCAGGCAGCACCAGGCCCTACACCAACAAGGATTCCATCAACCCCTGTTTCCATAAGCTCAAGGACTACATCATAACCTACACAATTTCCAACAATTATGGGAATATCAAGCTCTCTCTTTAGCTTTGAAAAATCCAAGGATGGTTTTTCTCCAGAGATATATTTGACGGTTGTTACAGTTGCCTGAACGACAAATATATCACATCCTGCTTCTTTTGAAAGACATCCAAACCTTTCTGCCCTCTGTGGAATTGATGAAACACAGGCAAATCCACCCTCTTTTTTTATCTCCTCTATTCTTTTTCCAATAAGCTCTTCTTTTATTGGCTCCTCATATACCTTTTGAAGGATATTTGTTGCATTATCAGGGTCTGCATTTACAATCATTTCAATAGCAATTTCTGGATTTTCATATCTTGTCTGTATTCCTTCAAGATTAAGGACGCCAAATCCACCAAGCTTTGTCATAAGGGATGCCATTTTAACATCCATTACGCCATCCATTGCAGATGCAATTATGGGAATTTGAAATTTAGCCCCTCCTATTTCCCAAGAAGTATCAACATAATCGGGATCAATAGTTATTTTCCCCGGGACAATGGCAACCTCTTCAAAACCATAAGCCCTCCTTGCCCTTCTATCTATTCCAATCCATTCACCCATTGCGATAAATTATAAATTATAATAGATAGATTGTCAATTAGAAGGGGTGATTGTCTTTCTTGGTTTTCCACAGGAAAACTCGCCCTCTGGGCAGGGGCCTATAACGCAGGGAGGACCAGAATTAAGGAATATATTTGGGGCAATATCTTTAACAAGACAAAGCATCTTATCTGCCATATCCCTTATTTCCCATTGTGCCCTATTGCAACACCTTAATCTAAAAAAGTGCATAAGCTCCCTTGCATTCATTGTCATAATGAGCTTTGTTGAAAATGCTTGAGGCAAAATATACCTTGCATCCTCCTTTGGGACACCATCCTCAACAAGCTTATGGTAAAAATTAACCATATCTTCTATCTTTTTTGAGAAGCTATCTTTGTCTTTTATTGTCTCTGGGATTACATAGTTTGCTTTATCAAAAAATACATACCTTTGTGATTGCTGGGAGTAGCTGGCAATCCTGTGTCTGACAAGCTGATGAGAACAAGCCCTTGATATGCCAGATATGGAGAATGTAAAGGAGATATGCTCGAATACAGACAAATGACCCATTTTTAACAGCTTATCAATGAGGGGCTTTGGGTTTTTTGGCTTTTTGTCCTCTTTTGAATAGCAAAGGGATGCTGCCCTTGCTACAAGAGCCTCTGGCTCTGGTGTATGGCTAATAACCTCTACCTCCACCTTTTTTTCTTTTTAATAGGTGGATGAGATAATTCTTCCTTAATCCTTACCTCGGGAAGATTATGTAAAACGCCGCCATAAGATGTAGGATGGATATTTAAAAGCCTATTTCTTACAGCATATAAACTTGCTGGGTTTACGGTATAGAGCAAAGGAAGGTTTTCAGAAACAATATATTGCCACCTGTCATACAATAGCTTTCTCTTTTTGTTGTCAAGCTCCTGACAACCTTTATTAAATATCTTGTCTATCTCTTTTTCCCAAGGAGAAAGATTTATCTTCCAAATTTCTTTGTCCTTCTCATTTTGTGGCTCTGGATTCCAAAGGTGTAATTGCCCGGTAGATTCCCAGACATTCTTTCCAGAATGTGGCTCTATGACGCCTGTGAAGCCAATTAAAACAGCATCCCAATTATGTGAAGATGTAAGCATCTCAACCAGTTTGTTAAAATCAATGGGAGCAAAGGTAACACCCAAGCCAATATCTCTTAAATCCTTTGTAATGATTGCTCCAATATCCTTTCCCTGGGTATTTTCTGCATTTGTTAAAAGGATAAATTTTATTGGACATCCATTTCTATCTTCCCTTATTCCATCCTTGTTTCTATCAATAAAACCTATTTCATCAAGGATTTTCCTTGCCTTTCTTGGGTTGTATGCATATTTAATAACATTCGGATTATAAAAGAAACCGGCCGCTTCCTCCATAGAAGAATCTTGAGGAAAGCCAAGGCCTGATAAACAATTGTTAATAATTGTCTTCTTATCTATACAATGGGCAATTGCCCTTCTAAATGAATGGTTAGAAAACCAAGCCTTTTTTTGATATATAGGGCTTTGATTGAATGCAACAAATGTTGTTCCAAATGCAGGGCCACAATTGTATAGGGTATAATTCCCGCTCTTTTCTCCCTCCTTAAGATTTGCAAAATCCTTTCCCATTACAGAAAGAATATCTATTTCACCTGCCTGGAAGCTGGCAAGCTGAGCCTCTCTATCGGGAACAATAAATGTAACTATCCTTTCAATATAGGGAAACCTATTTCCATCTTTATCCCTTTTCCAATAATTTGGGTTTCTTATGTATGTAATCCTCTCACCTGGTTTATATTCCTTCATCATAAAAGGTCCTGTTCCTATAATCTCTCTTGGCTTTGTATTTACACCCCAGGCTGAGGTAAATGTTTTAGAATCAACATATCTCTTTAAAATATGCTTTGGAAGGATAGGAAAACCAAGTTGATGAAGAAGTGGAGCAAATGGCTTTGGAAGGGTAAATTCAATCGTATATGTTCCAAGCTTTTTAACAATAAGCTTCTTTCCATCTATTGTAAAAACATCTTTCGCTGATGTTGGAATATCTTTGTTATAGATAAGGCGATTATATGTAAAAACAACATCGTCTGCTGTAAATGGCATTCCATCAAACCACTTAACATCCTCCCTTAAATTAAATGTCCATCTCTTTCCATCGGGGCTATATTTCCAAGATTTGGCAAGAGAGGGTTTAATTTCTAGTGTTATTCCATCCCTCTCTGTTAAGCCTTCAAAGAGAAATGCTAATACACCAGAGCTTGATGTCTCATTGGAAATAATAAGGTTAAATGTCTTTGGGTCAGAGGTGGTTGAGAGATAGAGGGTATTCTCTAAAGGACAAAAGGAAAGAGCAGGAACAAGCAACAAAAGGAAAAATATTCTTTTCATTACCTAAATTATATATAGTTATTAAGTCTTTCGTCTAGGATTTTATTTCTTTCTTTTTGTCAGCACCCAATAGAAATGTTTTTAAATCTTTGTAACTACTTAAGGTTCTTAATGTACAAATTGGGTATGTATATCTCCTCCTCTAAATGCCTCGTCATTAAGAATTTTTTGATGGAAGGGGATAGTTGTTTTTATTCCATCAATGACAAATTCATCCAATGCCCTTTTTGCCCTAACCATTACTTCCTCCCTATTCCTTCCTTGAACAATAAGCTTGGCAAGAAGGGAATCATAAAATGGAACAATCTCATAATCTGCATAGATATGGGTATCAACCCTTATGCCAATTCCACCTGGGATATGAAGCCCTGTAATCTTTCCAGGGGATGGTGCAAAGTTATTCTCCGTGTCCTGGGCGTTTATCCTAAATTCCATAGAATGACCTGACATTACAATCTGGCTTTGGGTAATGCCAAGACGCTCTCCTGATGCAAGCCTTATTTGCTCCTTTACAATATCAATTCCTGTAATTGCCTCTGTTACAGGATGTTCAACCTGAATCCTCGTGTTCATTTCAAGGAAATAGAACCTCTTTTTCTCATCAACAAGAAATTCAATCGTTCCAATATTTGTATATCCTGCCTCCTTTGCAATCTTTATAGCCGCCCTTCCCAAATCCCTTCTTAACCTTTCGTCAACTATTGCTGATGGAGATTCCTCTATCAATTTTTGATGCTTTACCTGGATAGAACATTCCCTTTCGCCAAGATGAATAGCCCTTCCAAAATTATCCATTAGAATTTGAATCTCAATATGCCTTGCCTTTTCTATGAATTTTTCAATATAAACCTCATCTGTGCCAAAGGCATTCTTTGCTTCAACTTGAGCCATTTTAAACCCCTCCTCAAATCCATCCTTGTTGTTTATTATCCTTATTCCCTTTCCTCCTCCTCCACCAGAAGCTTTAAGCATAATAGGAAAGCCTATCTTCTCTGCCAATTTTTCTCCCTCTTTATAGTCAACTATAGATTTTATTGAGCCAGGGATTATAGGAACACCTGCCTTTTTTGCTATTTTTCTTGCCTCTATTTTATCTCCCATCTTCCTTATACTTGCTGGATAAGGGCCAATAAAGGCAATGGAATGCTTTAGACAGGCTTCTGCAAAATCTGCATTCTCTGCCAAAAAGCCATATCCTGGATGTATAGCTTCTGCACCAATTACCTCTGCTGCACTAATTATTCTTGATGAAAGGAGATAGCTCTCGGATGGAGGGGCTGGACCAATACATATTGCCTCATCTGCAAAGGATATGTGTAATGATGTAGCGTCTGCATCTG is part of the bacterium genome and encodes:
- the aroC gene encoding chorismate synthase yields the protein MLRFLTAGESHGSSLTAILEGLPAGLFIDKDEINKQLVKRQMGYGRGGRMEIERDEVEITSGVRKGYTLGSPLCMNIKNKDWENWKNKWDKVEPILCPRPGHADLSGIIKYGHSDIRDVLERASAREIAARCAVGCICKILLSLFGIEILGYVIGIGRIRTKETPNSFFEIKDSQLFCADIEKERLMIKEIDKAFENGDSLGGIFEIVATGVPVGLGSYVHWDRRLDGLLAFALMSIPGIKGVEIGLGFEAAKKFGSKMHDEIFYKNGFYRKTNNAGGIEGGVSNGEPIIIRCAMKPIPTLKKPLSSVNIETKKESFAAVERSDVCAVPAASFIGEGMAAFIIANAFLERYGSDNIEQIKKRFL
- a CDS encoding DUF2079 domain-containing protein — its product is MKKKNRRLKDKKGFWIIILGNLLLIFGFFLYKSISFSTWKVFFLIFLVSSFVFLNVQLLNLNKDIPKSISFLILFLLTSLCIAIYSWLSIIQYNGFLTGHYDLARFDQAIWNILQGRIISKTLHSEEYIIGQDILSYHFSPTLLILVPFYYLWQDPRMLLFLQSLFLGLGAIPVFLIAKDKLKHNLLSLSFSFAYLFHPFLSRVALFEFHEICLAPFFLLFTFYFLQKRKWVFYFIFLLFSLMIKEDVSLIITALGIYSFFKINKKIGIITFIIGILWAYSIVSIVIPYFKKITEIETSTETYKYFGRLGLGESPGEIIKNLILKPQNTLKILFSPFNEKLTTIILFILPCCFLSILSFEILIALPEIALHFMAGWDAQYLLFFQYSAPIFPWAIVSAIYGCSLIKRLNPIILSLLILSTSLIANYYFGMEAFNPSFSLYGAKDKTLLSIPYKNLGRYYQLKRERALFKTLTSIIPKDISLSVQDNLVAHFSQRRAPLYYFPDYKNAKYVILNTYCTDIWVALWGGVPNAEKILKDNRFQLLFRNNVTGGTGIFLFAKKEGKDGIIRDAERLVKENPNKTYTHFILGSIYFHTNNHKEAENEFEIALGIDKENPFAKEMLEQCKKFVVDKKLSQ
- the guaA gene encoding glutamine-hydrolyzing GMP synthase; protein product: MRETIVILDFGSQYTQLIARRIRELKVFSIILPYNTTAEHLKKYNLKGIILSGGPASVYVQGAPSADVRIFNLGVPILGICYGMQWIVQVLGGKVRRAQKQEYGSSELIVAEFYDLFWGVPSTMEVWMSHGDIIDELPDGFEAIGLTTNSPNAAIRNTETRIYGLQFHPEVAHTPCGIDILANFLYDRVCECTPNWLIENFIEEKIEDIKNTVDGGRAICGLSGGVDSSTAAILTHRAISENLTCIFVNNGLLRKGEEERIINVFQKNFNIPLVYVDARSEFLKVLSGVVDPEEKRRRIGHKFIEVFEREARKIEGVSYLVQGTLYPDVIESTSVKGPSATIKTHHNVGGLPLDMNLKLIEPFRELFKDEVREIAASLGLPDEIVWRQPFPGPGLAIRIIGEITEKNIEILQEADSIVYDEIEKNGLYNKIWQSFAVLLPVKTVGVMGDERTYENVVAIRAVVSSDGMTADWAEIPYEILGRMATRIVNEVSSVNRVVYDITSKPPGTIEWE
- a CDS encoding GuaB3 family IMP dehydrogenase-related protein — encoded protein: MGEWIGIDRRARRAYGFEEVAIVPGKITIDPDYVDTSWEIGGAKFQIPIIASAMDGVMDVKMASLMTKLGGFGVLNLEGIQTRYENPEIAIEMIVNADPDNATNILQKVYEEPIKEELIGKRIEEIKKEGGFACVSSIPQRAERFGCLSKEAGCDIFVVQATVTTVKYISGEKPSLDFSKLKRELDIPIIVGNCVGYDVVLELMETGVDGILVGVGPGAACTTRGVLGVGVPQITSTIDCAAARDFYYKKSGRYVPIITDGGMRIGGEICKAFAAGCDAVMIGSAFSKVHEAPGKGYHWGMATPHRNLPRGTRIKTGISGSLEQILYGPAHLDDGSQNLIGALKTAMGICGARNIKEMQNAELIIAPSVQTEGKIFQQAQRIGMGR
- the thyX gene encoding FAD-dependent thymidylate synthase, which encodes MEVEVISHTPEPEALVARAASLCYSKEDKKPKNPKPLIDKLLKMGHLSVFEHISFTFSISGISRACSHQLVRHRIASYSQQSQRYVFFDKANYVIPETIKDKDSFSKKIEDMVNFYHKLVEDGVPKEDARYILPQAFSTKLIMTMNARELMHFFRLRCCNRAQWEIRDMADKMLCLVKDIAPNIFLNSGPPCVIGPCPEGEFSCGKPRKTITPSN
- a CDS encoding ABC transporter substrate-binding protein; this encodes MKRIFFLLLLVPALSFCPLENTLYLSTTSDPKTFNLIISNETSSSGVLAFLFEGLTERDGITLEIKPSLAKSWKYSPDGKRWTFNLREDVKWFDGMPFTADDVVFTYNRLIYNKDIPTSAKDVFTIDGKKLIVKKLGTYTIEFTLPKPFAPLLHQLGFPILPKHILKRYVDSKTFTSAWGVNTKPREIIGTGPFMMKEYKPGERITYIRNPNYWKRDKDGNRFPYIERIVTFIVPDREAQLASFQAGEIDILSVMGKDFANLKEGEKSGNYTLYNCGPAFGTTFVAFNQSPIYQKKAWFSNHSFRRAIAHCIDKKTIINNCLSGLGFPQDSSMEEAAGFFYNPNVIKYAYNPRKARKILDEIGFIDRNKDGIREDRNGCPIKFILLTNAENTQGKDIGAIITKDLRDIGLGVTFAPIDFNKLVEMLTSSHNWDAVLIGFTGVIEPHSGKNVWESTGQLHLWNPEPQNEKDKEIWKINLSPWEKEIDKIFNKGCQELDNKKRKLLYDRWQYIVSENLPLLYTVNPASLYAVRNRLLNIHPTSYGGVLHNLPEVRIKEELSHPPIKKKKRWR
- the accC gene encoding acetyl-CoA carboxylase biotin carboxylase subunit; translation: MFGKILIANRAEIALRIIRSAKEMGIKTAAIYSDADATSLHISFADEAICIGPAPPSESYLLSSRIISAAEVIGAEAIHPGYGFLAENADFAEACLKHSIAFIGPYPASIRKMGDKIEARKIAKKAGVPIIPGSIKSIVDYKEGEKLAEKIGFPIMLKASGGGGGKGIRIINNKDGFEEGFKMAQVEAKNAFGTDEVYIEKFIEKARHIEIQILMDNFGRAIHLGERECSIQVKHQKLIEESPSAIVDERLRRDLGRAAIKIAKEAGYTNIGTIEFLVDEKKRFYFLEMNTRIQVEHPVTEAITGIDIVKEQIRLASGERLGITQSQIVMSGHSMEFRINAQDTENNFAPSPGKITGLHIPGGIGIRVDTHIYADYEIVPFYDSLLAKLIVQGRNREEVMVRAKRALDEFVIDGIKTTIPFHQKILNDEAFRGGDIHTQFVH